The Paenibacillus mucilaginosus 3016 genome includes the window CCTTCCTCTCCGGAGGATTCCGGGAAGATCGCGGCCAGCTGAGGTACTTTGGCAAAATGCTTCACTACGGCTGCTGTCGTCAGCTCCACGGTATCGCGGGTGACAAACGTGCTGCAGGCCCACAGGGTAACGGCCGAGAGGAGAACACCGATGAAGCCGACGGATAAGCCCAGCGTCCACGTAAACCTCCGGTAGGGCGAGAGCGCAATGGAGGCAATGTTGCCCATTTCCTTTCCTCCGTTTCATCATCTGAAGCCGGTCCTGCCGGCCGTATATGTATCTTCCTGACGCTGAATTTCAATAGACAACAGGGCTAATAGAAATCAGGGTCCAACCTCAGAAATATTCGACCTGCAGGTGGAATTTCCTGCCGGAAGCCTAACTTCTTTGGCCGCTCCGCTCCCCGCCCCGGACCATCCGCCGGACCCCTTCCCGGATCTGCTCCTCCGTCAGGTGCGGGAAATTCAGGTACAGCCCGAAGCGGCGCTGTCCTCCGAGCTCCGCTTCCGTCTCCGACCACCGGACGCCCTCGGCCTCTCCCGCGCTCCGGAACGCCCGGTACTCCGCCTCGCCGCCCCGCCACCATCCGAACAGGTGCAGCCCCGCATCGCTCTCGGTCCAGTCGACAAGGGAGCCGAGCTCCCGCTTAACCAATTCGGAGAGCAAGTGGAACTTGCGCCCGTAGCTCCTCTTCATCCGGCGCAGGTGCCGCTCGTACGCGCCGCCGGCCATGAAGGCGGCCAGCGCCTTCTGCTCGAGTAGATTGACCGGGAACGGCTCGAAGAGCGCCTGCGCGCGGGTGAACGGCTCGACCAGGGGCGGAGGCAGCACCGCGTACCCGAGCCGCGTGGGCGGGAGCAGCGACTTCGTGAACGATCCGACGTAGACGACCCGCTCCTCGCCGCCGAGCACGCGCAGCGGTTCGACGGCTCCTTGCCGACGGTGGCGGAACTCGCTGTCATAATCGTCCTCGATGATGACAGCGCCCTTCGCGTCGGCCCACTCGAGCAGCCGCTGCCGCCGCTCCAAGCGAGAGCACCGCTCCGGTCGGGAACTGCCGTGTCGGCGTCACGAACAGCACCCGCGCAGTCCCAGGCGGCGGGGATGATGCCTTCGCCGTCGATCGGGGCGTCGATACAGCGGCCGCCGGCGGCACGGACCGCGCGGCGGAAGCCGCCGTACGACGGCGTCTCCACCACCGCAGCCTCCCCCGGGCCGATCAGCAGCTGCGCGAGCAGCGCGATCGCTTGGACGGAGCCGCCGGTGATGGCGATCTGGCCGGGCTCGGCCGCCAGGCCGCGGGCCCGGCGCAGGTACTGCGCGATCGCCTCGCGCAGCGGCTCCCAGCCCTGGGCCGGCTCGTCCATCAGCCGGGCCGCCGGCTCTCCCCGCACCGCCGCGTGCAGGCAGCGGTTCCACTCTTCGCGCGGGAAGCCGCTGAGGTCCGGCGCGAAGTAGTGGAAGTCGATGAACGCGCCGGAGCCGGGCCGGCTCGAGGGGGCTTCCCCGCCGCCGTGCACCGGCTCTCCCGGAGGCGGACCGAGCCGCCGGCTCCACGGGGAGAGCGGGTAGGCGGGCGCCTCCTCCGGCCGGGCGGCGGCTGCGCCAGCCCCCGAGGTGCGCGTGCTGCGGCGGAACGCGACATACGTGCCGCTGCCGGTGCGGCAGTCGACGTAGCCTTCGGCCGCCAGCATCTCGTAGACCTGGTTCACGGTCCCTCGGGAGAGCCCGTAGGCGGAGGCAAGCTCCCTGGTGGAGGGCAGCCGCGTCCCGCGCTCCAGCACGCCTTCCACGATGCTGTCCCTGAGCGCATGGTACAGCGCCAGGAGCTTCGTCGGGTAGCGTTCAAGATTGGAGTGATACGGTATATGAAAATGCATAGGCTCAGGGTCTCCTTCATCCTGCAGACGATGATGGTCCGGGGCCCCGCCTACCGGGGGTGAAGCTGCCGTGCAGAATCGGGGCGCTCGGAATGGACTAATCTTTTTAATGATAATTGGATCTTTCCGCTTGTCAATGAAGAAGGTATGATACCCTCTAGCACTTACACGCGATTCGGAACCATGCAAAGGAGCCCAGCCCATGACCCTACCATCCTCCTCTATCCGCATCATCACGGCCGGACGTGCCGAGCTGTCCGCCGTCGTCCCGCTCTTCGACGCCTACCGCCGGTTCTACGGCCAGCCCTCGGATCCGGAAGGGGCCGAACGCTTCCTCGAAGGCCTCATGGCCCACGGCGATTCCGTCATTCTCCTGGCCCGCCAGGAGGGATCGGCCGAAGCACTGGGCTTCACCCAGCTGTATCCCGGCTACTCTTCCGTCTCCATGAAGCGGCTGTGGACACTCAACGACCTGTATGTCCGGCCCGAAGCCCGCGGACGAGGGGTCGCGGCCCTGCTCCTGGAGGCCGCCGAAGGACTGGCCCGAGAGAGCGGAGCCAAGGGCCTTCAGCTGGAGACGGCTCCGGACAACCGGACGGCCCAGCGCCTGTACGAACGGATGGGGTATGTGAGAGACGAAGAATACCTCCATTACTTCCGGAGCACGATGGAGAACTGAGGCCTGGAAGGCGCATGATGCGGGAAAGAGCATCGTGCACAGGCAGCCGCCTAGCGTCGGACGGCCGTTGAGCCTGAGCAGCAGGCCGCTTGGGAGCGCGGCTGCGATGCCGGCGTACTGCTGCGGTACGACAATGGCGGACCCCTGATGAGCTGCGGTCTCTTGTGGAGGAGGCTGCCCGATTAGAGGAACTCAGGTGCGCTATTTTGTTCGTGGAGAGGTACGCTTCCGAGATAGCGGAACTCAGGTGCGCTATTTCGAAAAAATGCTCTATTGGGACGCATCGGTTGAGATATAGGATACCTGAGTTCCGTTATTCGCCGGGAAATGACGGGAAATATTCAAATAAGGAATCCTAGTTCCTTTATTTTTCATCTGCGAAGGAACATGACAGCTCGACTCATGCTTGATTATACAAAGAACTACCCACCGCACCGCGCTTTACACCATCTGACCGCCTGTCCCCGGATAGGCGGTTATTCGTATGCTGGTTTCAAGAATGTTTTTGACCATGCATCCTCACTCTACCGGACCACCCCTGCCTATCCGTACCCTTGGTGATCCAATCGTCCTCCTATGCACGGCCTTTCCAACCGCCCCTTCCATTTACCTCCTTCTCCCGGTGCAGCGCCTGTCCCCGGATAGGCAGTTATTGGTATGCTGGTTTCAAAAAGTTTTTGGACATGCATCCTCACTGTACCGGACCTCTGCCTATCCGTACCCTTGGTGATCCTATCGTCCTCCCATGCACGGCCTTTCCAACCGTCCCTTCCGTTTACCTCCTTCTCCCGGTGCAGCGCCTGTCCCCGGATAGGCAGTTATTGGATCCAATCGTCTTCCTATGCACGGCCTTTCCAACCGCCCCTTTAATGTCCTCCCATACTACGCCACTCCAACCTGCCGTTCCGTGACACACCTCTTCCCCCCCCCCAATTGGTACAATAGAAAACCGTATAATTGGATCTTTTGGTTATCCACTTCCTCCCGTATGATGGTAAAAAATCATCGATGGAGGAAGCAGCCCATGAGAAGAAAAGAGTTTTCCGTAGAGGAACAAAATGAGATCGATGCCTTTCTGAACGAGATGTCATACGGTTATCTGGCCACGGAGGGAGCTGACGGCTGGCCGCATCTCACGCCGCTGAACTACGCCTACTGGAACGGGAATATCTACTTTCACGGGTCCCGCGCCGGCAGCAAAATGAAGGAGATTGCCCAGTCGGACAAGGTCAGCTTCGCCGTCTCGAAGGAATATGCCATCATCCCTTCTTACTATTCGGACCCGCGCCAAGCCTGCCCCGCAACAGCGTTCTTCAAATCCGTGCATATCCGCGGGATCGCGGAACCCGTCGAGGATCTCGACGAGAAAGCCGGCGCCCTGTCCTCCATGATGGAGAAGCTGCAGCCGGAAGGCGGCTATGCGCCGATCACGGCGGAGGACCCCGAGTACCGCGGCGAGCTCCGCGGCGTCTCGGTCGTGCGGATCACGGTCAGCGAACTCACCGCGAAGTTCAAGTTCGGCCAGAACATGAGCGAAGAGCGCCGCGCCCATATCGCCGAGAGCCTGGCCGAACGGGGCCGCCCGGACGATGCGGAGACGGCCGAGCTCATGCGCCGGTTCTGTCCTCATCACCAGTAATGAAGAAGGCTGTTCCTGCGCAGAGAAGGTTCTGCGCCGGAACAGCCTTCTTAGGGTCTGGAGGATGGCTTGCAGCGGATCGCGAGAGCCATGCATACCAAGGGCACGGCGGTTGTCCTGACAGCCCGTCCTGCCAACTGCCTCCACCTGACACTGCCCCCGCGCCGGATTACACAGCCACGCACCCGCCGGTTATTCGTCCCGCTGCCAGGCTTCGATCCCCAGGCGGTACTGGAGCGGCGTGAGACCGGTTTGCTTTTTGAACACGGCGCTGAAGTACTGCCTGGAGTTCATGCCGATGTAACCCGGAATCTCAATCACGGGAATATCAGTCTGGGCCAGCAGCATCTTGGCCTTCTCAATGCGCAGCGCTGTGAGGTATTCGACGATCGAGCTTCCCGTATGCAAACGGAAGATCCGGTGCAGGTAGCTCGGATGCAGATTTACGGCCTCCGCCAGCTCCTTCACCCGGAGATCGCAGTCGTAGTGGTGATGCAGGTAGGCGATGACCTTCTTCACATACAGATCGCCGGGGTTCGCCTGATGCTCCTCCGCCTCCGCCGCCAGCCGGGCCACGCGCAGCAGCAGCTGGGACAGCAGCAGCTGGACCATGAAGCCGCCCCGGCTGCGGTCGCTGAGCTCCAGCACCAGGCTCTTCAGTGTATGATAAACGTCGGTGGTGTCGCTCAGCACGAGATAAGGACGCACGCGCCCCAGCATCGCCCGCAGCACCTCGTTCTCCTCGGCCAGCTGCCGGAAGGACGGGAACGCGCCCTGCCTCGGCCCCAGCACGAACTCCACGTTCAGCATCCGGCACACGGTACTCTCCTCCACGAAGAGCCGGTGCGCCACCAGCGCATCGATGAGGATAAAGTCCCCTTTTCCCAGATGCACCCGGTCCTCCGCGAACTCGACGGTACATTCCCCCGAGATCACGTACATGATCTCGGCGGCACGATGGGTGTGAAACGGCATCTGAAACCCGTTCCACTGCTTGGAATAGTACGCCACCGTCCGCAGATGGCACTCTTCCTCCAGATATCTCGGATGATACAGACTGGCTTGGTCCATTGGCTCCTCCACGGATGGTCCGATTCGTCCTTGCAGGCATATAGTTCCATGATGCGCGGGCCGCAGCCGCTTGTCAACTCGAGCGCGGCCCGCATCCCGAGCGGATTCCGCCTTCCCCGGCTGCCTGGAGCGGAGCCCCTCCGCAGCGGTCTCCGTATCGCTCCTGCATGGTCCATATATCGGATCCTCGGCCAGTCTTCCGCGACACTTCCAATTACGCTTCCGCCCGCTCTTCTGCTCTTTGCCTCCAGACTTCTTGCCTTTTCTTCCTCCCCAAAAAAGGCTATGCTAGGAAGGATAACGAACTTTCCTGCTGAGGAGGCTGACCGATGAACCCGAAGAACGATCTGAATCTCATTGCCGACAAACTGCCGGAGTGGCTCGAAGAAAGCCGCAAATATACCGTCCTCGGCCGGCCCGCCTCCTATATTCCCGAGCTGGCTTATGCACCCGCGGAGGCCCTGGGGGTCACCGTGATGGGAGCGGACGGCACCGAAATCACGGCGGGGGACTGCGGACTTACCTTCACCATGCAGAGTATCTCCAAAGTGTTTACTCTGCTGCTCGCCCTCATGGACCACGGGGAAGACGGCGTCTTCCAGAAGGTGGGCATGGAGCCGACCGGCGACGATTTCAACTCGATGCTGAAGCTGGAGCTGGTGCCGCCCGGCATCCCGTTCAACCCGCTGATCAATGCGGGGGCCATCGCGATCTCTTCGCTGATTCACGGGGTTTCCCCGTCGGACAAGCTCAGCCGGATTCTGGCCTTCTTCCGCGAGGTATCGGGCGATCCCGATCTCACTTATAATGAAGCGGTATACGCTTCCGAGTCGGCCCATGCGCACCGCAACCGGTCGCTGGCCTACTTCCTGAAGGACAATCACGTGCTGGACGGGGACGTCGAGGAGGTGCTCGACCTCTACTTCAAGCACTGCTCCATCGAGGTCACCTGCCGTCACCTGGCCCGCATGGCTCTCGTGCTCGCCCTGAACGGCAAGGACCCGGTGAGCGGCCGCGAGCTGATCCCGAAGCGTTATGTCGCCATCGCCAAGACGTTCATGATCACGTGCGGCATGTATAACGCTTCGGGCGAGTTCGCAATTAAGGTCGGCATGCCGGCGAAGAGCGGTGTGGCCGGAGGCATCCTCGCCCTCGTGCCCGGACGCTTCGGCGTCGGCGTCATCGGCCCTGCGCTGAACCATAAAGGCAACAGCACCGCAGGCGTGCATCTGCTCCAGACGATGTCCGAGGCGATGGACTGGAGTATATTCTAAGCAGCCTCCGGGAGCATGCCCAACCCTAGGCCGGCATGAGGCTGCTCCAACAGGTCAGAGGCGGCGGACTCGAAGGGAGCAGAGGGGCACTGTCCGGCAGCCCCCTGCCCGGGTTCGCCCATACACTCGAATTTCAACACCCTGGGATGACAGCGGGGTACCCAGACGCCCCCCCACATCCTCCAATAGGACGCCTGCAAAAATAAAGGAACTAGGATTCCTTATCTTGGTATTTCCCGTCATTTCCCAAGGAATAGAGGAACCAGGATGCGCTATGTAACCAGGAAGCCGGGGAAAACCGGCCGCACTGACCTGATAGCGCATCTCAGTTCCTCTATTTTTCCGATATCCTCATCCGACCTCACCATAACGCACTAGAGTTCCTCTATTTCGCAATTTAGCGCCTTCACCCTAGTTCACTCCCGCCCATCCATGGGCTTCGAGCGTCTCAGATTCGTTCTGCTCCAGCGTCAGAGCGCCAGCCGCTCCCCACATCCAGTATCATCTAGTCTCATCCACTCTCATCCCCCTCTTGCCCGCCTAGTACGGCTGCTCCCCCGAGGTCTACTTTCAGGCCGCTACAAGATAACCGGCATCGCCCTCATTTTAGGACAGTGCGCGTATATTAAGAAATAGAAGATGACCGAATCGAGCCTTGGCGAGATATAAATTCTTATATGTTAAAAGGGCTCCGGAGCCCCTTCGCCCCGAAACCCAACAAAATGATAAAACCCAATCAGCTTACGCCTTTGTTCTTATTATAGATGTCGAACCCTACCGCGAGGAGCAGCACCAGTCCCTTGATGCCCTGCTGCCAGTCGATGCCGAGGCCGACGAGCGACATCCCGTTGTTCATGACGCCCATGACCAGGCCGCCGACGATCGCGCCGATAACCGTCCCGATCCCGCCCGAAGCGGACGCGCCGCCGATAAAGCACGCTGCGATCGCATCGAGCTCGAAGTTCACGCCGGCCTTCGGCGTGGCGGAGTTCAGACGCGCCGCGAAGATCAGGCCCGACAGGGCGGAGAGCACGCCCATGTTCACGAACACCCAGAACGTGATGCGCTGCGTTTTGACCCCGGAGAGCTTCGCCGCCTTCTCATTGCCGCCGAGCGCATAGATGTGGCGTCCGACAATCGTACGGTTCATCACGAAGGTGTAGATCACGATGAGCACGAACAGCAGAATGAGGATGTTCGGAATCCCCTCGTAGGTCGCAAGCACATAAGTGAAGATATTGAGCACGGCGACCATCGCCGCCAGCTTCAAGGCAAACAGCGCACCGGAGCCCACTTCAAAGCCGTATTTCTGCTGCGTGCTGCGCTTTCTCCACTCGGAAAACACGAGGATCAGCGATAAAACGATACCGATGATAATCGTCAGCATGTGGATTTTGCCGCCGAACGCATCGGGCAGGAAGCCCGAGGAGATCTTCTGGAACGTCTTCGGGAACGGCGCGATCGACTTGCCGTCGAGCACGATCATCGTCAGGCCGCGGAACAAGAGCATGCCGGCCAGCGTCACGATGAACGACGGGATCCGCACATACGCGACCCAGAAGCCCTGCCAGGCGCCGACAAGAGCGCCGATGAGCAGCGAGATTAGCATCGCAGGCACGAAGTGCATCTGCATATCGACCATGAGAATGGCCGAGATCGCGCCAACGAAGGCCGCCACCGAGCCGACCGACAGATCGATGTGCCCGGTGATGATGACGAGCAGCATACCGATCGCCAGCACGAGAATGTACGAGTTCTGAAGAATGAGATTCGTAATGTTAAGCGGCTTGAGCAGAATGCCGTCCGTTAGAATCTGAAAAAACACCATAATGAACAGCAGCGCGATCACCATGCCGTACTGCCGGATATTGCCCCGGAAAAGCTCCTTAACCGTATTCATGCCCTACCCCCTGGTCTTCGTCATAAATTTCATGAGCTTCTCCTGCGACGCCTCGGCCCGCGGGAATTCGCCGGTGATCCGGCCCTCGCTCATGACATAGATCCGGTCGCACATGCCGAGCACCTCCGGCAGCTCCGATGAGATGATGAGCACGCCTTTCCCCTCGGCGGCCAGCTGGTGAATGATCGTATAGATCTCGTACTTGGCCCCGACGTCGATGCCGCGGGTCGGCTCATCGAGGATCAGCAGATCCGGCTCCGCGAACATCCACTTGCTGAGCACCACCTTCTGCTGGTTGCCCCCGCTGAGATTGCCCGTCTTTTGCAGAATGCTCGGCGACTTGATGTTCATCTTCTTGCGGTAGCTCTCCGCCTCGACCACTTCCCGGTTCTCGTCCACGACGCCGCGCTTCGAGATCTTGCCGAGATTGGCCAGCGTGATGTTCTGCTTGATATTGTCCATGAGCACGAGTCCGTAGTGCTTGCGGTCCTCCGTCACGTAAGCGATGCCGCTGTCGATCGCCTCGGGAATGCTGCGCAGCTCGAGCGGCCT containing:
- a CDS encoding helix-turn-helix transcriptional regulator, encoding MDQASLYHPRYLEEECHLRTVAYYSKQWNGFQMPFHTHRAAEIMYVISGECTVEFAEDRVHLGKGDFILIDALVAHRLFVEESTVCRMLNVEFVLGPRQGAFPSFRQLAEENEVLRAMLGRVRPYLVLSDTTDVYHTLKSLVLELSDRSRGGFMVQLLLSQLLLRVARLAAEAEEHQANPGDLYVKKVIAYLHHHYDCDLRVKELAEAVNLHPSYLHRIFRLHTGSSIVEYLTALRIEKAKMLLAQTDIPVIEIPGYIGMNSRQYFSAVFKKQTGLTPLQYRLGIEAWQRDE
- a CDS encoding pyridoxamine 5'-phosphate oxidase family protein, translated to MRRKEFSVEEQNEIDAFLNEMSYGYLATEGADGWPHLTPLNYAYWNGNIYFHGSRAGSKMKEIAQSDKVSFAVSKEYAIIPSYYSDPRQACPATAFFKSVHIRGIAEPVEDLDEKAGALSSMMEKLQPEGGYAPITAEDPEYRGELRGVSVVRITVSELTAKFKFGQNMSEERRAHIAESLAERGRPDDAETAELMRRFCPHHQ
- a CDS encoding GNAT family N-acetyltransferase, whose protein sequence is MRIITAGRAELSAVVPLFDAYRRFYGQPSDPEGAERFLEGLMAHGDSVILLARQEGSAEALGFTQLYPGYSSVSMKRLWTLNDLYVRPEARGRGVAALLLEAAEGLARESGAKGLQLETAPDNRTAQRLYERMGYVRDEEYLHYFRSTMEN
- a CDS encoding PLP-dependent aminotransferase family protein — translated: MGWAPLHGSESRVSARGYHTFFIDKRKDPIIIKKISPFRAPRFCTAASPPVGGAPDHHRLQDEGDPEPMHFHIPYHSNLERYPTKLLALYHALRDSIVEGVLERGTRLPSTRELASAYGLSRGTVNQVYEMLAAEGYVDCRTGSGTYVAFRRSTRTSGAGAAAARPEEAPAYPLSPWSRRLGPPPGEPVHGGGEAPSSRPGSGAFIDFHYFAPDLSGFPREEWNRCLHAAVRGEPAARLMDEPAQGWEPLREAIAQYLRRARGLAAEPGQIAITGGSVQAIALLAQLLIGPGEAAVVETPSYGGFRRAVRAAGGRCIDAPIDGEGIIPAAWDCAGAVRDADTAVPDRSGALAWSGGSGCSSGPTRRALSSSRTIMTASSATVGKEPSNRCACSAARSGSSTSDRSRSRCSRPRGSGTRCCLRPWSSRSPARRRSSSRSRSIYSSRRRWPPSWPAARTSGTCAG
- the glsA gene encoding glutaminase A, with protein sequence MNPKNDLNLIADKLPEWLEESRKYTVLGRPASYIPELAYAPAEALGVTVMGADGTEITAGDCGLTFTMQSISKVFTLLLALMDHGEDGVFQKVGMEPTGDDFNSMLKLELVPPGIPFNPLINAGAIAISSLIHGVSPSDKLSRILAFFREVSGDPDLTYNEAVYASESAHAHRNRSLAYFLKDNHVLDGDVEEVLDLYFKHCSIEVTCRHLARMALVLALNGKDPVSGRELIPKRYVAIAKTFMITCGMYNASGEFAIKVGMPAKSGVAGGILALVPGRFGVGVIGPALNHKGNSTAGVHLLQTMSEAMDWSIF
- the mmsB gene encoding multiple monosaccharide ABC transporter permease gives rise to the protein MNTVKELFRGNIRQYGMVIALLFIMVFFQILTDGILLKPLNITNLILQNSYILVLAIGMLLVIITGHIDLSVGSVAAFVGAISAILMVDMQMHFVPAMLISLLIGALVGAWQGFWVAYVRIPSFIVTLAGMLLFRGLTMIVLDGKSIAPFPKTFQKISSGFLPDAFGGKIHMLTIIIGIVLSLILVFSEWRKRSTQQKYGFEVGSGALFALKLAAMVAVLNIFTYVLATYEGIPNILILLFVLIVIYTFVMNRTIVGRHIYALGGNEKAAKLSGVKTQRITFWVFVNMGVLSALSGLIFAARLNSATPKAGVNFELDAIAACFIGGASASGGIGTVIGAIVGGLVMGVMNNGMSLVGLGIDWQQGIKGLVLLLAVGFDIYNKNKGVS